The Chiloscyllium punctatum isolate Juve2018m chromosome 2, sChiPun1.3, whole genome shotgun sequence genome has a window encoding:
- the znf131 gene encoding zinc finger protein 131, whose amino-acid sequence MEAEEVLVDHVHEVPSHYKVVLDRLNEQRQQEQFTDITLIVDGHHFKAHKAVLAACSQFFCRFFQDFREEPLVEIEGVSNLAFRHLIEFTYTAKLMLLQEEEASDVWKAAEYLQMEEAMKALNNRDNADSPAKAKTSGKRKAKKRTIAETSNVITETLPSIQETDTVEIDQENVFAAEIVEINAEEMGEEAGTTVMEAVENLPTADDSMQPSGDAAGSEQPAESALALLADITSKYQQDELDKELEKEGERESAGQSQEESETSIVTEDGIHIVEVLAQGDKLFCCEKCSRSFRLFYHFKEHLKVHSGENYVCHLCSKQYTRESAWKQHLSSHREEEGGNKKPRCVRKVHVCQYCEKQFDHFGHFKEHLRKHTGEKPFECPNCHERFARNSTLKCHLVACRTGMGAKKGRKKMYECQVCSSVFPSWDQFKTHLAVHTGEKPNHCTICDMWFMRAGELRQHVKDVHGAAEQEVGEVTEIVVPVEVIDTEAMEGETIIEQVTV is encoded by the exons GCCACCATTTCAAGGCCCACAAAGCTGTCCTTGCTGCCTGTAGCCAGTTCTTCTGTCGATTTTTCCAGGATTTCAGGGAGGAGCCCTTGGTTGAGATTGAAG GAGTGAGTAACCTTGCATTCCGACATCTGATTGAGTTTACTTATACTGCCAAGCTGATGTTACTGCAGGAGGAAGAGGCAAGTGATGTATGGAAAGCAGCAGAATACTTGCAGATGGAAGAGGCGATGAAAGCACTCAACAACCG AGACAATGCAGACTCACCGGCAAAAGCAAAGACATCTGGCAAGAGGAAAGCCAAGAAGCGGACAATAGCAGAAACCTCGAACGTCATTACGGAAACCCTGCCATCCATCCAAGAAACAGACACCGTAGAAATTGACCAAGAGAATGTCTTTGCTGCGGAGATTGTGGAGATCAACGCGGAAGAGATGGGAGAGGAGGCTGGGACTACTGTAATGGAAGCAGTGGAGAACCTGCCGACGGCAGATGACTCGATGCAGCCATCTGGTGATGCGGCGGGCTCAGAACAACCAGCCGAATCGGCACTTGCCTTGCTTGCCGATATCACCAGCAAATACCAACAGGATGAGCTGGACAAGGAGCTGGAAAAGGAAGGGGAACGGGAGTCTGCAGGCCAGTCCCAGGAGGAGTCTGAAACGTCCATTGTAACAGAGGATGGGATCCACATTGTGGAAGTGCTGGCGCAGGGTGACAAACTGTTCTGTTGTGAGAAATGCAGTCGCTCCTTCAGACTCTTTTACCACTTCAAGGAGCACCTAAAGGTGCACTCGGGAGAGAACTATGTATGTCACCTTTGCAGCAAACAATACACACGGGAGAGTGCCTGGAAGCAGCACCTGTCCTCCCACCGAGAAGAGGAAGGTGGGAACAAGAAGCCACGGTGTGTCCGCAAAGTGCATGTGTGTCAGTACTGTGAGAAACAGTTTGACCACTTTGGACATTTTAAAGAACACCTTCGAAAGCATACGG GTGAGAAGCCCTTTGAGTGTCCAAACTGTCACGAGCGATTTGCCAGGAATAGCACACTGAAATGTCACCTAGTGGCCTGCCGAACGGGTATGGGTGcaaagaaaggaaggaagaagATGTACGAGTGTCAG GTTTGCTCCAGCGTCTTCCCCAGCTGGGACCAGTTTAAGACTCATCTGGCAGTGCACACAGGCGAGAAACCCAATCACTGCACCATTTGTGATATGTGGTTCATGCGGGCTGGCGAACTGCGGCAACATGTCAAGGACGTCCATGGAGCTGCTGAGCAGGAAGTGGGTGAGGTGACGGAGATTGTCGTGCCCGTGGAGGTCATTGACACTGAGGCGATGGAGGGGGAGACTATCATTGAGCAGGTGACGGTGTAG